The Altererythrobacter sp. CAU 1644 genome has a window encoding:
- a CDS encoding nuclear transport factor 2 family protein has protein sequence MNLRLEDREAIRDVIAAYAHAVDRRRWDMMQNLFHPDATFGFGTVGGNWEDFVVGARAIIDPCLATQHQLGQVQFGFEDDDLCHTETYMTAMHTIPAGYPVPDVFPDKGKTYSAVIAGRYVDRFEKRSGAWRIKHREGFYDWREFREVEGVDLAGLPEGSCGYHDDRDPSTPVVLRWRG, from the coding sequence ATGAATCTGCGCCTCGAAGACCGCGAAGCCATCCGCGATGTGATTGCTGCCTACGCCCATGCGGTCGACCGCCGGCGGTGGGACATGATGCAGAACCTGTTTCATCCCGATGCGACATTCGGCTTCGGCACCGTCGGCGGGAACTGGGAGGATTTTGTCGTCGGTGCCCGCGCGATCATCGACCCGTGCCTCGCCACCCAGCACCAGCTTGGCCAGGTCCAGTTCGGGTTCGAGGACGACGATCTCTGCCACACCGAAACATATATGACCGCGATGCACACGATACCCGCGGGCTATCCGGTGCCGGACGTCTTTCCCGACAAGGGCAAGACCTACTCGGCCGTCATTGCCGGGCGCTATGTCGACCGGTTCGAGAAGCGAAGCGGCGCATGGCGGATCAAGCACCGCGAGGGCTTTTACGACTGGCGCGAGTTCCGCGAGGTTGAGGGTGTCGATCTGGCTGGCCTGCCCGAGGGGTCTTGCGGCTATCACGACGATCGCGACCCTTCGACGCCGGTCGTGCTGCGCTGGCGCGGCTAG
- a CDS encoding nuclear transport factor 2 family protein, which yields MFRGPHEDRQSIAELNGTYADGVVRKDAGTWGTVWAEDATWDFFGNLFEGREAIVSFWEQAMSGIEAVSFHCVPCMTEVTGDTATARVQTQEILHMKDGTTRVVGGLYEDRLAKIDGQWAFTHRKFGIVAEYNPKGD from the coding sequence ATGTTCAGAGGACCGCACGAAGACCGGCAATCGATCGCAGAACTCAACGGGACCTATGCCGATGGCGTGGTGCGCAAGGACGCAGGGACGTGGGGAACCGTGTGGGCGGAGGACGCGACCTGGGATTTCTTCGGCAATCTGTTCGAAGGCAGGGAGGCGATCGTCAGCTTCTGGGAGCAGGCGATGAGCGGAATCGAAGCGGTCAGCTTCCACTGCGTACCCTGCATGACCGAAGTGACCGGAGATACCGCCACCGCGCGCGTCCAGACGCAGGAAATCCTCCACATGAAGGACGGCACCACCCGCGTCGTCGGCGGTCTCTATGAAGACCGGCTGGCGAAAATCGACGGGCAATGGGCCTTTACGCATCGCAAGTTCGGTATCGTTGCAGAATACAATCCCAAGGGAGACTAA
- a CDS encoding STAS/SEC14 domain-containing protein — MYKKLDSPPNVLAYSFSGKLTAQDVDAIYDECLTALREHDRVNVFAEAFGDFEFGGEAIWRDLTRVHEMFGHFRQFDRIAFVAKPSWIQRIARLEESILAFFDFNMHVFDPSQREYAMAWARGEVEDRDAPSVRELPSDDPDIAIFEIDGKIRKRDMQVSKEILTRFLDDRQPRKLMAIVKDFSGFEVALLADRELIRMKLEAAKHLDRYAFVGAPKWLEGYIDAMDAIMKPEMKTFDADERDEAVAWLKEEELVA; from the coding sequence ATGTATAAGAAGCTAGATTCGCCGCCAAATGTTCTGGCCTATTCCTTCTCGGGAAAACTTACAGCCCAGGATGTCGATGCAATATACGACGAGTGCCTCACGGCACTTCGAGAGCATGATCGAGTCAACGTCTTTGCCGAGGCGTTCGGAGATTTTGAATTCGGAGGCGAAGCCATCTGGCGCGACCTGACCCGTGTGCATGAGATGTTTGGCCATTTCAGGCAATTCGATCGCATCGCCTTCGTCGCCAAGCCCAGCTGGATTCAGAGGATTGCCCGACTTGAGGAATCGATCCTCGCATTCTTCGATTTCAACATGCATGTGTTCGATCCCTCGCAGCGCGAGTACGCGATGGCGTGGGCCAGAGGTGAAGTCGAGGATCGCGATGCACCCTCGGTACGCGAACTGCCGAGTGACGATCCGGACATCGCGATCTTCGAAATCGACGGAAAGATCCGCAAGCGCGACATGCAGGTCTCGAAGGAGATCCTGACGAGGTTTCTGGATGATCGCCAACCGCGCAAGCTAATGGCGATCGTCAAGGACTTCTCCGGCTTCGAAGTTGCTCTTCTTGCCGATCGGGAGTTGATCAGGATGAAGCTCGAAGCAGCCAAGCATCTGGATCGCTACGCCTTTGTCGGTGCTCCGAAGTGGCTTGAAGGTTACATCGATGCGATGGATGCGATCATGAAGCCGGAGATGAAGACATTCGACGCCGACGAGCGTGACGAAGCGGTCGCGTGGCTGAAGGAAGAGGAGCTTGTTGCCTAA
- a CDS encoding nuclear transport factor 2 family protein: MPGDAQDTIERFWKIQDSGDYTQLAPLFAEDAVVEDPVWGTHRGREAILGFMTTMVKEMGERKIHFTVDEICGDDHSCWSRWTMHSPEGTRGGCGIYKVSNGQLTYYRDYMDPENEG; encoded by the coding sequence ATGCCGGGTGACGCACAGGACACGATCGAACGCTTCTGGAAGATCCAGGACAGCGGCGACTACACCCAGTTGGCCCCGCTGTTCGCAGAGGATGCCGTGGTCGAGGACCCGGTTTGGGGCACCCACCGCGGTCGCGAGGCGATCCTCGGTTTCATGACCACCATGGTCAAGGAAATGGGCGAGCGGAAAATCCACTTCACCGTCGACGAGATCTGCGGGGACGACCATTCGTGCTGGTCGCGCTGGACGATGCATTCGCCCGAGGGAACGCGCGGCGGATGCGGCATCTACAAGGTGTCGAACGGCCAGCTGACCTATTATCGCGACTATATGGACCCCGAAAACGAAGGCTGA
- a CDS encoding FAD-dependent oxidoreductase, whose translation MESVDVIVLGSGAAGMAAALAAHEAGASVTLLEREARVGGTSAVSGGVIWVPDNPRQRAAGMSDSREEALAYFRSLDHGDLVDDTLEAFVDKGGAALSFLEDIGALKVELLDGYPDYYLDRPGAKPEGGRALDHDLFALTELGEWAGRIYAIEDMKPMMLRETPLGGGTGIVEESEMERRIAAQERGFGQAMVGRLLKACLDRGIEPRTGSEVVRLMMEEGRIAGVVLADGTALHAVQGVVIATGGFEWDAEMRQAFLRGPMDAPASPPTAAGMGLALAMAAGAKLGNMTQAWWAPTLAPPGRKWSGGEQRAEPVLIERTVPHSLLVNRAGQRFCNEAANYSALAGAFHQFDPQTYDYPNLPAWLVFDQDYVERYPIGTRMPHEPVPDWVPRADTLGELAGKLGIEGEALEATVARFNAHAREGHDPDFQRGTSAYDHFYGDRSREGTAVTLGAVERAPFYAVEIHMGLLGTNGGARTDGAACILGHDSKPIPGLFGAGNAIACPTGGIYAGAGGTLGPALTFGYIAGRSAANANA comes from the coding sequence ATGGAATCAGTCGATGTGATCGTGCTTGGAAGCGGGGCGGCCGGAATGGCAGCGGCGCTGGCGGCGCACGAAGCGGGCGCGAGCGTAACATTGCTCGAACGCGAGGCGCGCGTGGGCGGAACTTCGGCCGTTTCGGGCGGGGTGATCTGGGTGCCGGACAATCCGCGCCAGCGCGCTGCCGGGATGAGCGACAGCCGCGAGGAGGCGCTCGCCTATTTCCGCAGCCTCGATCACGGCGACCTGGTCGACGACACGCTCGAAGCCTTTGTCGACAAAGGCGGCGCGGCGCTTTCATTCCTTGAGGATATCGGTGCACTCAAGGTGGAGTTGCTTGATGGCTATCCCGATTATTACCTCGACCGGCCGGGCGCAAAGCCCGAGGGCGGCCGCGCGCTGGACCATGATCTTTTCGCGCTGACCGAACTCGGCGAATGGGCCGGGCGGATCTACGCGATCGAGGACATGAAGCCGATGATGCTGCGCGAGACTCCGCTCGGCGGCGGCACGGGCATCGTCGAAGAGTCCGAGATGGAGCGGCGGATTGCCGCACAGGAACGCGGCTTCGGCCAGGCCATGGTGGGCCGCTTGCTCAAGGCCTGCCTCGATCGCGGGATCGAACCGCGCACCGGCAGCGAAGTCGTGCGGCTCATGATGGAAGAGGGCCGGATTGCGGGCGTAGTACTGGCAGACGGCACCGCCTTGCACGCCGTCCAGGGCGTCGTGATCGCCACCGGTGGATTCGAGTGGGATGCCGAGATGCGCCAGGCCTTTCTGCGCGGGCCGATGGATGCGCCGGCTTCTCCGCCGACCGCTGCGGGCATGGGGCTGGCGTTGGCGATGGCGGCAGGGGCGAAGCTCGGCAACATGACGCAGGCGTGGTGGGCACCGACGCTGGCGCCGCCGGGGCGGAAGTGGTCGGGCGGTGAGCAGCGCGCCGAACCGGTGCTGATCGAGCGCACCGTTCCGCATTCGCTGCTGGTCAATCGCGCGGGTCAGCGCTTCTGCAACGAAGCTGCCAACTATTCGGCGCTGGCGGGCGCCTTCCACCAGTTCGACCCGCAGACCTACGATTATCCCAACCTGCCCGCATGGCTGGTGTTCGATCAGGATTATGTCGAGCGCTACCCGATAGGCACGCGTATGCCGCACGAGCCCGTGCCCGACTGGGTACCGCGCGCCGATACGTTGGGCGAGCTGGCCGGGAAGCTCGGCATCGAAGGCGAAGCCCTCGAAGCGACCGTCGCGCGCTTCAACGCCCACGCACGCGAGGGGCATGACCCCGATTTCCAGCGCGGCACCAGCGCCTACGACCATTTCTATGGCGATCGCAGCCGCGAGGGGACCGCCGTCACGCTCGGCGCGGTCGAGCGCGCTCCCTTCTACGCTGTGGAGATCCACATGGGATTGCTCGGCACCAACGGAGGGGCGCGCACCGATGGTGCCGCGTGCATCCTCGGCCATGACAGCAAGCCAATCCCCGGCCTATTCGGTGCCGGCAACGCCATCGCCTGCCCCACCGGCGGGATCTACGCCGGGGCAGGGGGTACGCTCGGACCGGCGCTGACCTTTGGCTATATCGCCGGTCGCAGCGCGGCGAACGCGAACGCCTGA
- a CDS encoding fatty acid--CoA ligase, whose product MSSIDDPQNIGDIIRHQGREIPDDVAFEFEGDLMTFRDLDRRSNRAANALASLGVSKGDRIAYLGKNSHLYFEIMAGAAKLGAVMTPVNWRLARPEVAYVLNDCQAKVLFVGPGFAELVGDIEGQLEHVAKIFGAQGPEENFASYPDWRDGFEDSDPLAECAVEDDAIQLYTSGTTGHPKGAILTHGSIFSSRMNDRNEDELMEWQKTVPGEVALLAMPCFHISGTGYGLGTIFSGSKAVVLPEYDPTQALDLIENYNISKIFMVPAAIQILLNHPRIHEVDFSDLKYITYGASPIPLELMKRAMEVLGCGFVQMYGMTETSGTIVTLDPEDHVPEGSPKMRSVGTPLKDVEIKIIDDSGNTVPAGTIGEIATRSPKNMKGYWNRPEATAETIDADGWLRTGDAGYLDEDGYLYIQDRVKDMIISGGENVYPAEVENAIYAHPKVADVAVIGVPDQKWGEAVKACVVVKEGEELSEAEVIAHAREHIAGYKCPKSVDFIPALPRNPSGKILRKDLRAPYWEGKDRAVN is encoded by the coding sequence ATGTCGAGCATCGACGATCCACAGAACATCGGCGATATCATCCGCCATCAGGGTCGCGAGATCCCTGACGATGTCGCCTTCGAATTCGAAGGCGACTTGATGACCTTCCGCGATCTCGACCGCCGCAGCAACCGGGCGGCCAATGCGCTGGCCTCGCTGGGCGTATCGAAGGGCGACCGGATCGCTTATCTCGGCAAGAACTCACATCTCTATTTCGAAATTATGGCCGGCGCGGCCAAGCTCGGCGCGGTTATGACACCCGTGAACTGGCGCCTCGCCCGACCCGAGGTCGCTTATGTCCTCAACGATTGCCAGGCCAAGGTCCTGTTCGTCGGCCCCGGTTTCGCTGAACTCGTCGGCGATATCGAAGGCCAGCTTGAGCACGTCGCCAAGATTTTCGGCGCGCAGGGGCCGGAGGAGAACTTCGCTTCCTATCCCGACTGGCGTGACGGTTTCGAGGATAGCGACCCGCTGGCGGAGTGCGCAGTGGAGGATGACGCCATCCAGCTCTACACCTCCGGCACGACCGGCCATCCCAAGGGCGCCATCCTCACCCACGGCTCGATCTTCTCCTCACGCATGAACGACCGGAACGAGGACGAGTTGATGGAATGGCAGAAGACCGTGCCGGGCGAGGTCGCCCTGCTGGCCATGCCGTGCTTCCATATCAGCGGGACGGGATATGGGCTGGGCACCATCTTCAGCGGCTCGAAGGCGGTGGTGCTGCCCGAATATGATCCGACCCAGGCGCTCGACCTGATCGAAAACTACAATATTTCCAAGATCTTCATGGTGCCGGCCGCGATCCAGATCCTGCTCAACCACCCGCGCATTCACGAGGTGGATTTCTCCGACCTGAAATACATCACTTACGGCGCCTCGCCGATCCCGCTCGAGTTGATGAAGCGGGCGATGGAGGTGCTCGGCTGCGGCTTCGTCCAGATGTACGGGATGACCGAGACCTCAGGCACGATCGTGACGCTCGATCCGGAAGACCACGTGCCCGAAGGCAGCCCCAAGATGCGGAGCGTGGGAACGCCGCTCAAGGACGTCGAGATCAAAATCATCGACGATAGCGGCAATACGGTCCCCGCCGGTACGATCGGCGAGATCGCGACCCGCAGCCCGAAGAACATGAAGGGTTACTGGAACCGCCCCGAAGCGACCGCCGAAACCATCGATGCCGACGGCTGGCTGCGCACGGGCGATGCGGGCTATCTCGACGAGGACGGCTATCTCTATATCCAGGACCGGGTGAAGGACATGATCATCTCGGGCGGCGAGAACGTCTATCCCGCCGAGGTCGAGAACGCGATCTACGCGCACCCCAAGGTGGCCGATGTCGCCGTGATCGGGGTGCCCGACCAGAAATGGGGCGAGGCAGTAAAAGCCTGCGTCGTCGTCAAGGAAGGCGAGGAACTGAGCGAGGCCGAGGTGATCGCCCATGCGCGCGAACATATCGCGGGCTACAAATGCCCTAAGTCGGTCGATTTCATTCCCGCCCTGCCGCGCAACCCATCGGGCAAGATTCTGCGCAAGGACCTGCGCGCGCCCTATTGGGAAGGCAAGGACCGCGCAGTGAACTAG
- a CDS encoding SDR family NAD(P)-dependent oxidoreductase: MKLEGKVAAITGGTAGLGRGIAEAFLKEGAKVALFARNPDKGAKVIEELGVGDRAIFIAGDVMNQADVEGFIDQTVAAFGTVDILVNNAGGAGDLQPMVDLSDEAFDEAMKWNVYSTFWASRRALKTMIPNKSGRIINMSSMEGKHGKPVFTAYTAAKHAVTGMTKSLAREVGELGITANCICPGLVITDIIKNNGPATAKAMGMEFDEMIAMFASEAAIKRPNTVEEIAAVAMLLASPEGGGITGAAISVDGGTAQY; encoded by the coding sequence ATGAAACTAGAAGGCAAAGTCGCAGCAATTACGGGTGGGACTGCGGGGCTGGGGCGCGGCATCGCCGAGGCGTTCCTGAAGGAAGGCGCCAAGGTCGCGCTGTTTGCCCGCAATCCGGACAAGGGCGCGAAAGTGATCGAGGAACTGGGGGTCGGTGATCGGGCGATCTTCATCGCCGGCGATGTGATGAACCAGGCGGACGTCGAGGGCTTCATCGATCAGACCGTCGCTGCCTTCGGCACGGTCGATATTCTCGTCAACAATGCCGGCGGCGCGGGCGACCTTCAGCCGATGGTCGACCTGTCGGACGAAGCTTTCGACGAGGCGATGAAGTGGAACGTTTATTCGACCTTCTGGGCTTCGCGCCGGGCGCTCAAGACCATGATCCCAAACAAGAGCGGGCGGATCATCAACATGTCGTCGATGGAAGGGAAGCACGGCAAGCCCGTCTTCACTGCCTATACCGCCGCCAAGCACGCAGTGACCGGGATGACCAAGTCGCTCGCGCGCGAAGTCGGCGAGCTCGGCATCACCGCCAATTGCATCTGCCCCGGCCTCGTCATCACCGACATCATCAAGAACAACGGCCCCGCCACGGCCAAGGCGATGGGCATGGAGTTCGACGAGATGATCGCGATGTTCGCGTCGGAAGCGGCGATCAAGCGTCCCAACACCGTGGAGGAGATAGCCGCAGTCGCCATGCTGCTCGCCTCGCCCGAAGGCGGCGGGATTACCGGTGCCGCGATCAGCGTCGACGGCGGGACAGCGCAGTATTGA
- a CDS encoding SDR family NAD(P)-dependent oxidoreductase, which produces MALLDGKKAVILGAAGKDNMGQTIARLFAAEGAEVLVTGRHEEPLADLASELGGHYALCDITNHSEVHALAKTAAEKMGRVDAAINASGWGLLANLLDTTQEQLDQIVALQFKGVHHFLQAFVSVMKDQDPQGGSLISLSSATTKALINNHAAYIGTKTGAEALIRCVANDFGQYGIKANTVSPAFTESPMTKDSFAVPGLVDAFLPKYPLGRLNTSQDVAEACAWLCSDRAFVTGQNIQPNGGLTLRGNPQAVDIEAAVGAAMAKQQGG; this is translated from the coding sequence ATGGCGTTACTCGATGGGAAGAAGGCCGTAATCCTGGGTGCGGCGGGCAAGGACAATATGGGCCAGACGATCGCCCGACTCTTTGCCGCGGAGGGCGCTGAAGTCCTGGTGACTGGACGGCACGAGGAACCGCTCGCCGATCTGGCCAGCGAACTCGGCGGGCATTATGCCTTGTGCGACATCACCAACCACAGCGAGGTCCATGCACTGGCCAAGACGGCTGCCGAGAAGATGGGCCGGGTCGATGCGGCGATCAACGCCAGCGGCTGGGGGCTGCTCGCCAATTTGCTCGACACCACCCAGGAACAGCTCGATCAGATCGTGGCGCTGCAGTTCAAGGGCGTGCACCATTTCCTGCAGGCGTTTGTCAGCGTGATGAAGGATCAGGATCCGCAGGGCGGTTCGCTGATCTCGCTGTCGTCGGCAACCACCAAGGCGCTAATCAACAATCACGCGGCCTATATCGGCACCAAGACGGGCGCCGAGGCACTGATCCGTTGCGTCGCCAACGACTTCGGCCAATACGGGATCAAGGCGAACACGGTGTCACCCGCATTCACCGAAAGCCCCATGACCAAGGACAGTTTCGCCGTGCCCGGACTGGTCGATGCATTCCTGCCAAAATATCCCCTCGGTCGGCTCAACACCTCGCAGGACGTGGCCGAGGCCTGCGCCTGGCTGTGCAGCGACAGAGCCTTCGTGACGGGCCAGAACATCCAGCCCAATGGCGGGCTGACGCTGCGCGGTAATCCGCAGGCGGTCGATATCGAGGCCGCGGTGGGAGCGGCGATGGCAAAGCAGCAAGGCGGCTAG
- a CDS encoding nuclear transport factor 2 family protein, with product MDQALQELLDRRQIEDVVARYARTLDWLDDDGQASCYWPDAEIDYGFFKGKAADFLPVVMDIERGSDRRWHMLGGLIVKFHSETTASSECYGIFAGARRQEDGSLAGNLYGGRYLDEWEKRAGEQGDEWRISNRLYLVDWQSDLVNQPDFTPNPDFPLPTAQIAESGHPLYRPM from the coding sequence ATGGACCAGGCGCTGCAGGAATTGCTCGACCGCCGGCAGATCGAGGATGTCGTCGCGCGCTATGCCCGCACGCTCGATTGGCTCGACGACGACGGGCAGGCGAGCTGCTACTGGCCCGATGCCGAGATCGACTACGGTTTCTTCAAGGGCAAGGCGGCGGACTTCCTGCCCGTGGTGATGGACATCGAACGCGGATCGGACCGGCGCTGGCACATGCTCGGCGGCCTGATCGTCAAGTTCCACTCGGAAACCACCGCGAGCAGCGAATGCTACGGCATTTTCGCAGGGGCCCGGCGGCAGGAGGACGGGTCGCTGGCGGGCAATCTCTACGGCGGGCGCTACCTCGATGAATGGGAAAAACGCGCCGGAGAACAAGGTGATGAGTGGCGTATCTCTAACCGTCTCTACCTCGTCGACTGGCAAAGCGACCTGGTGAACCAGCCCGATTTCACGCCCAATCCGGATTTCCCCTTGCCCACCGCGCAGATCGCGGAGAGCGGCCACCCGCTCTATCGGCCGATGTAA
- a CDS encoding cytochrome P450, with amino-acid sequence MATQLQVNLFDPEVQQCPYDAYRTLRDEAPAYNIPGTDIYVVTRYDDVRRVLLDPKAFPSSAPKGRFRASAADMERGRLVAERFEEKGWLPAATLNGRDDPEHKQMRAMFNEAFKPSRIKEIDGKVENLAYELIDGFLDDGHCEWVSQFCIPLPLYIIGEQMGAKREDIWRIKSWTEAFFHRISFMLPEDRHMEMVDKEIEAQHYFQPIFEKLREEPDGSLISVLVNTVIEDWGRTLTDNELHAEMMADTFVGGSETTTNALAAGMKLLIENKDVWHQLKSDPDKYMKTFVEEVVRLESPVQSLMRFVAEDIAVGDVTIPAGAMVNVRFAAANRDERQFECPEKLDLERPKAGAHMGFGSGVHHCLGAPLARRELTWGFTAVIDRFEDMWFAEGKNDFAYHPHFLLRSLKQLHIEFQPKRG; translated from the coding sequence GTGGCGACCCAACTGCAGGTGAACCTGTTCGATCCCGAGGTGCAGCAATGCCCCTATGACGCCTACCGCACGCTGCGCGACGAGGCGCCTGCCTACAATATCCCCGGCACCGACATCTATGTCGTCACCCGGTACGATGATGTGCGCCGCGTCCTGCTCGACCCGAAGGCCTTCCCGAGCTCCGCGCCCAAGGGCCGCTTTCGCGCCTCGGCAGCCGATATGGAGCGGGGCCGCCTTGTCGCCGAACGGTTCGAGGAGAAAGGCTGGCTGCCCGCTGCGACACTCAACGGCCGCGACGATCCCGAACACAAGCAGATGCGCGCCATGTTCAACGAGGCGTTCAAGCCGAGCCGGATCAAGGAGATCGACGGCAAGGTCGAAAACCTTGCCTATGAACTGATCGACGGATTCCTGGATGATGGCCATTGCGAATGGGTCAGCCAGTTCTGCATCCCCCTGCCGCTCTACATCATCGGCGAACAGATGGGCGCGAAGCGCGAGGATATCTGGCGGATCAAAAGCTGGACCGAGGCCTTCTTCCACCGCATCTCGTTCATGCTGCCGGAAGATCGGCACATGGAGATGGTCGACAAGGAGATCGAGGCGCAGCACTATTTTCAGCCGATTTTCGAGAAGCTGCGCGAAGAGCCCGATGGCTCGCTCATCAGCGTGCTGGTAAATACGGTGATCGAGGATTGGGGGCGCACGCTCACCGACAATGAATTGCACGCGGAGATGATGGCCGACACCTTCGTCGGGGGCAGCGAGACCACCACCAATGCGCTTGCCGCGGGCATGAAGCTGCTGATCGAGAACAAGGACGTCTGGCACCAGCTCAAGAGCGATCCCGACAAATATATGAAGACCTTCGTCGAGGAGGTGGTGCGGCTCGAAAGCCCGGTGCAGAGCCTGATGCGCTTCGTTGCCGAAGACATTGCAGTCGGTGATGTCACGATCCCTGCTGGCGCAATGGTCAACGTCCGCTTCGCCGCCGCCAACCGCGACGAGCGGCAGTTCGAATGCCCCGAGAAGCTCGACCTCGAGCGGCCCAAGGCTGGCGCACATATGGGTTTCGGGTCAGGCGTGCACCATTGCCTCGGCGCGCCCCTCGCCCGGCGAGAACTGACCTGGGGCTTCACCGCAGTGATCGACCGGTTCGAGGACATGTGGTTTGCCGAAGGCAAGAACGACTTCGCCTACCACCCGCACTTCCTGCTGCGCAGCCTCAAGCAACTGCACATCGAGTTCCAACCGAAGCGGGGTTGA
- a CDS encoding putative quinol monooxygenase produces MAKILISAQIDLDPAQRDEALRSAQKWIDAALAENGCIHYDWSADLNNPTRINVFEEWESEEALAAHFEDPAYTGMRDHIGQFGLTGAVSKKYRVDAEAPVYDETGVATAGF; encoded by the coding sequence TTGGCCAAGATCCTGATATCAGCCCAGATCGACCTCGACCCCGCACAGCGCGACGAGGCGCTGCGCAGCGCCCAGAAATGGATCGATGCTGCGCTCGCAGAGAACGGGTGCATCCACTACGACTGGAGCGCCGATCTCAACAATCCCACCCGCATCAACGTGTTCGAGGAATGGGAAAGCGAGGAAGCGCTCGCCGCGCATTTCGAGGATCCGGCCTATACCGGAATGCGCGATCACATCGGCCAGTTCGGGCTGACGGGTGCCGTCAGCAAGAAATATCGCGTAGACGCGGAAGCACCGGTCTATGACGAGACCGGGGTGGCGACGGCCGGCTTCTAA
- a CDS encoding PaaI family thioesterase, whose translation MAETQHPEGFNRAPFSPGFLDHGGPYYLRANEGRPATVALRIEPHHINYQDSAHGGVLTTFADVALSYAVYDAERPRLTPSTITLTTNFLAAAKLGDWLEAEVQIDRLGGRTAYCSGTIFRNGEAIATMSGVFAFSRNG comes from the coding sequence ATGGCCGAGACACAGCATCCCGAAGGTTTCAACCGAGCGCCCTTTTCGCCCGGGTTTCTCGATCATGGTGGACCCTATTACCTCAGAGCCAATGAGGGACGTCCGGCCACGGTGGCCCTCAGGATCGAGCCGCATCACATCAACTACCAGGATTCCGCGCATGGCGGGGTGCTGACGACCTTTGCCGACGTCGCGCTGAGCTATGCCGTCTACGATGCCGAGCGACCGCGACTAACCCCTTCGACGATCACGCTGACGACCAACTTCCTGGCCGCAGCGAAACTGGGCGACTGGCTGGAGGCAGAGGTGCAGATCGACCGCCTGGGTGGCCGCACTGCCTATTGCAGCGGAACCATCTTCCGGAATGGCGAAGCCATCGCGACGATGTCCGGCGTGTTTGCCTTCAGCCGAAACGGCTAG
- a CDS encoding NADP-dependent oxidoreductase, producing MMNRYWRIDARPEGTNFAGALKLVEAPVAEPGDGQIAIRNAMLSMDAGTRMWLTDRTDGYQPPLEIGAPMTGLVLGEVAHSRHPDFAEGDLVRAFGVWGDLSVVDPVMSGAIKLDPTVEDRRAWFGPLGMNGWTALWGVEQTGAAKEGETVLVSAAAGATGILAVQIAKLLGCKSWGIAGGADKCRFLTEQIGIDGAVDYKAADVAAQLDRIGGVDVYFDNVGGRLLDAVLTRMNHYGRIAVCGLVSDYSSGSRTAPQEFDQVLMRRLRIEGFFSPDFMDQGERLTARLRQWVEAGALTMPYDVTRGLENTLDAYAKLFTGGNIGKVIVELEQ from the coding sequence ATGATGAACCGCTATTGGCGTATCGACGCGCGACCCGAAGGCACCAATTTCGCGGGTGCGCTCAAGCTGGTCGAAGCCCCCGTTGCAGAGCCGGGCGATGGCCAGATCGCCATCCGCAACGCGATGCTGTCCATGGATGCGGGAACGCGGATGTGGCTGACCGACCGGACCGACGGCTACCAGCCGCCGCTTGAGATCGGCGCGCCCATGACCGGGTTGGTGCTGGGCGAGGTGGCGCATTCGCGCCATCCCGATTTTGCCGAGGGCGACCTCGTCCGCGCCTTTGGCGTGTGGGGCGACTTGAGCGTGGTCGACCCGGTGATGAGCGGCGCAATCAAGCTCGATCCCACGGTCGAGGACCGCCGCGCCTGGTTCGGCCCGCTCGGCATGAACGGTTGGACCGCGCTCTGGGGCGTCGAGCAAACCGGCGCTGCGAAGGAAGGCGAAACCGTGCTGGTCTCCGCCGCGGCCGGGGCCACAGGCATCCTCGCCGTGCAGATCGCCAAGCTGCTGGGCTGCAAGTCCTGGGGCATTGCCGGAGGCGCCGACAAGTGCCGCTTCCTGACCGAGCAGATCGGGATCGACGGGGCGGTAGACTACAAGGCGGCCGATGTAGCCGCGCAACTCGACCGGATCGGCGGGGTGGACGTCTATTTCGACAATGTCGGTGGGCGGTTGCTCGATGCCGTGCTGACCCGGATGAACCACTACGGCCGCATTGCCGTATGCGGGCTGGTGTCGGACTATTCCTCGGGCAGTCGCACTGCGCCCCAGGAGTTCGACCAGGTGCTGATGCGTCGCCTCAGGATCGAAGGCTTTTTCTCGCCCGATTTCATGGATCAGGGCGAGCGGCTCACCGCACGACTGAGGCAATGGGTCGAGGCGGGCGCGCTGACCATGCCTTACGACGTCACCCGGGGCCTCGAAAACACGCTCGACGCCTATGCAAAGCTGTTTACCGGCGGCAATATCGGCAAAGTGATCGTGGAGCTCGAACAATGA